A single region of the Denticeps clupeoides chromosome 18, fDenClu1.1, whole genome shotgun sequence genome encodes:
- the cysltr1 gene encoding cysteinyl leukotriene receptor 1 isoform X1, which translates to MLDMQNPCWPMANDTSLASDMHCPSIDDFRNKVYSTAYSIITVFGLVGNGFALLVLIRTFRQRSAFHIYMINLAVSDLLCVSTLPMRVLYYVNQGHWSMGDFLCRVSSYALYVNLYCGIFFMMAMSFTRFLAIVFPVQNLKLVTERKSYVVCGCIWVFICGTSMPFLMQGEHFDPVTNKTKCFEPPERSFNSTGHTSLGKLVSLNYFSLVVGFIIPFLVILVCYAGIIRTLLSRSHTVKKQRSTHTKAIRMIVIVMLTFLVSFMPYHIQRTAHLHFISRVDKSCDDIAYMQKSVVVTLCLAASNSCFDPMLYFFSGENFRHRLSTFRRLSLNLSSNKRRATVSNAMQVMEESELQGPSKVG; encoded by the exons ATGCTAGACATGCAGAATCCATGTTGGCCG ATGGCAAATGACACTTCCCTCGCGTCTGACATGCATTGCCCGTCCATCGATGACTTCCGCAACAAGGTCTACTCCACCGCGTACTCCATCATCACCGTCTTCGGCCTGGTGGGCAATGGCTTCGCCCTGCTGGTGCTGATCCGCACCTTCCGCCAGCGCTCCGCGTTCCACATCTACATGATCAACCTGGCCGTGTCCGACCTGCTGTGCGTGAGCACGCTGCCCATGCGGGTGCTGTACTACGTCAACCAGGGCCACTGGAGCATGGGTGACTTCCTGTGCCGCGTCAGCTCCTACGCGCTGTACGTCAACCTCTACTGCGGCATCTTCTTCATGATGGCCATGAGCTTCACGCGCTTCCTGGCCATCGTGTTCCCCGTGCAGAACCTGAAGCTGGTCACCGAGCGGAAGTCGTACGTCGTTTGCGGCTGTATTTGGGTCTTCATCTGCGGCACCAgcatgcccttcctgatgcaggGCGAGCATTTCGACCCCGTCACCAACAAGACCAAGTGCTTCGAGCCACCCGAGCGGAGCTTCAACAGCACAGGACACACCAGCTTGGGCAAACTGGTGTCACTTAACTACTTCTCTCTGGTGGTGGGCTTCATCATTCCGTTCCTGGTGATCCTGGTGTGCTACGCGGGCATCATCCGGACACTCCTGAGCCGCTCCCACACCGTGAAGAAGCAGCGCTCGACGCACACCAAGGCCATCCGCATGATCGTCATCGTCATGCTGACTTTCCTGGTGAGCTTCATGCCCTATCACATCCAGCGCACGGCTCACCTCCACTTCATAAGCCGCGTGGACAAGAGCTGCGACGACATCGCGTACATGCAGAAGTCCGTGGTGGTCACGCTCTGCCTGGCCGCCTCCAACTCCTGCTTCGATCCCATGCTGTACTTCTTCTCCGGGGAGAACTTCCGCCACCGCCTGTCCACGTTCCGCAGGCTGTCCTTAAACCTGAGCAGCAACAAGCGGCGCGCCACCGTGTCCAACGCCATGCAGGTTATGGAGGAGAGCGAGCTCCAAGGGCCCTCTAAGGTCGGGTAA
- the cysltr1 gene encoding cysteinyl leukotriene receptor 1 isoform X2 produces MANDTSLASDMHCPSIDDFRNKVYSTAYSIITVFGLVGNGFALLVLIRTFRQRSAFHIYMINLAVSDLLCVSTLPMRVLYYVNQGHWSMGDFLCRVSSYALYVNLYCGIFFMMAMSFTRFLAIVFPVQNLKLVTERKSYVVCGCIWVFICGTSMPFLMQGEHFDPVTNKTKCFEPPERSFNSTGHTSLGKLVSLNYFSLVVGFIIPFLVILVCYAGIIRTLLSRSHTVKKQRSTHTKAIRMIVIVMLTFLVSFMPYHIQRTAHLHFISRVDKSCDDIAYMQKSVVVTLCLAASNSCFDPMLYFFSGENFRHRLSTFRRLSLNLSSNKRRATVSNAMQVMEESELQGPSKVG; encoded by the coding sequence ATGGCAAATGACACTTCCCTCGCGTCTGACATGCATTGCCCGTCCATCGATGACTTCCGCAACAAGGTCTACTCCACCGCGTACTCCATCATCACCGTCTTCGGCCTGGTGGGCAATGGCTTCGCCCTGCTGGTGCTGATCCGCACCTTCCGCCAGCGCTCCGCGTTCCACATCTACATGATCAACCTGGCCGTGTCCGACCTGCTGTGCGTGAGCACGCTGCCCATGCGGGTGCTGTACTACGTCAACCAGGGCCACTGGAGCATGGGTGACTTCCTGTGCCGCGTCAGCTCCTACGCGCTGTACGTCAACCTCTACTGCGGCATCTTCTTCATGATGGCCATGAGCTTCACGCGCTTCCTGGCCATCGTGTTCCCCGTGCAGAACCTGAAGCTGGTCACCGAGCGGAAGTCGTACGTCGTTTGCGGCTGTATTTGGGTCTTCATCTGCGGCACCAgcatgcccttcctgatgcaggGCGAGCATTTCGACCCCGTCACCAACAAGACCAAGTGCTTCGAGCCACCCGAGCGGAGCTTCAACAGCACAGGACACACCAGCTTGGGCAAACTGGTGTCACTTAACTACTTCTCTCTGGTGGTGGGCTTCATCATTCCGTTCCTGGTGATCCTGGTGTGCTACGCGGGCATCATCCGGACACTCCTGAGCCGCTCCCACACCGTGAAGAAGCAGCGCTCGACGCACACCAAGGCCATCCGCATGATCGTCATCGTCATGCTGACTTTCCTGGTGAGCTTCATGCCCTATCACATCCAGCGCACGGCTCACCTCCACTTCATAAGCCGCGTGGACAAGAGCTGCGACGACATCGCGTACATGCAGAAGTCCGTGGTGGTCACGCTCTGCCTGGCCGCCTCCAACTCCTGCTTCGATCCCATGCTGTACTTCTTCTCCGGGGAGAACTTCCGCCACCGCCTGTCCACGTTCCGCAGGCTGTCCTTAAACCTGAGCAGCAACAAGCGGCGCGCCACCGTGTCCAACGCCATGCAGGTTATGGAGGAGAGCGAGCTCCAAGGGCCCTCTAAGGTCGGGTAA